Proteins co-encoded in one Garra rufa chromosome 21, GarRuf1.0, whole genome shotgun sequence genomic window:
- the aspg gene encoding 60 kDa lysophospholipase isoform X3, whose amino-acid sequence MAEWKHTTSAPSSTSMTSLGRALSRSRLSQPDLYQSQKSLSRSAAGQSRRRFSSSSESPDISPNVEARVLVINTGGTIGMTYHNNVLSPEPNTLVETLRKLPILHDELYAQQTRLYDYYKPPENTLVLPLSKQNKRIVYTVIEYSPLLDSCNMTTDDWATIGKDIEKHYEQYDGFVILHGTDTMAYTASALSFMCENLGKPVILTGSQVPIYEMRNDGRDNLLGALLIAGQFVIPEVCLYFHHKLYRGNRVTKVDAGSFNAFTSPNLPPLANAEVDIKINWDTVWRANTTAKFTVNTQMNRNVGLLRLFPGITADTVRAFLQPPMDGIVLETYGSGNAPDNRADLLDEIRKATERGLIMINCTQCLRGSVTTSYATGQALSDAGLVAGCDMTPEAALSKLSYVLAKQNLTTEEKKKMLSRNLRGEMVADLGGAKLSLSDSRFIQVIAKALSISCKEELEAIRDALTPTLVCVAAKIGDTEALEAIREMGTDLSSADYDGRTPLHIAACEGHLKVAEYLLGKGATVYARDRFGDTPLRNAVRFRHKEVVKLLRKTGAHFSREEMENAGMELCSLAASGDLEGLEIWQLAGVDMTVSSYDGQTPIEVARTTGCKEAVEFLKQATLYQTQNAEYIEFTACPRS is encoded by the exons ATGGCGGAATGGAAACACACTACGTCGGCTCCATCTTCAACAAGCATGACCTCGCTGGGTCGAGCGCTTTCTCGTAGCAGGTTAAGTCAGCCTGATTTGTATCAGTCGCAGAAGTCTCTCAGCCGGAGCGCCGCGGGTCAGAGTCGCAGGAGGTTCTCGAGCAGCTCGGAGTCTCCTGATATCAGCCCAAATGTCGAGGCAAGGGTCCTAGTCATAAACACCGGCGGAACCATTGGAATGACCTATCACAATAACG TTCTGTCTCCAGAACCAAATACTCTTGTTGAAACTCTACGAAAACTCCCCATTCTGCATGATGAGCTGTATGCACAACAGACCAGACTGTATGACTACTACAAGCCTCCGGAGAACACACTGGTGCTGCC ACTGTCCAAACAGAATAAGAGGATTGTATATACCGTTATAGAGTATTCACCCCTCCTCGACTCCTGCAATATGACCACAGATGACTGGGCTACTATTGGAAAAGACATTGAG AAACACTACGAGCAATATGATGGTTTTGTCATCCTGCATGGAACAGACACAATGGCTTACACCGCCTCTGCCTTATCCTTCATGTGTGAGAACCTGGGAAAGCCTGTCATCCTCACCGGATCACAG GTGCCCATCTATGAGATGAGGAATGATGGAAGAGACAACCTCTTGGGGGCGCTGTTGATAGCAGGACAGTTTGTCATCCCAgag gTTTGCCTCTATTTTCATCATAAGCTGTACAGGGGCAATCGTGTCACCAAAGTGGACGCTGGAAGTTTTAACGCATTTACCTCACCAAACCTGCCGCCATTAGCCAATGCTGAAGTTGACATCAAAA TTAACTGGGATACTGTGTGGCGAGCCAATACAACCGCCAAATTCACTGTTAACACACAGATGAACCGTAATGTGGGTCTCCTGCGACTCTTCCCAGGAATCACTGCTGATACT GTCAGGGCCTTCTTGCAGCCTCCTATGGACGGGATTGTACTGGAGACGTACGGCAGCGGTAACGCCCCAGACAACCGAGCTGATCTGCTGGATGAGATCCGTAAAGCGACCGAGAGAGGACTCATTATGATCAACTGCACTCAGTGTCTCAGGGGCTCGGTCACTACCTCATACGCCACTGGCCAG GCTCTGAGTGATGCTGGTTTGGTTGCTGGATGTGATATGACCCCAGAAGCTGCGCTTTCAAAACTCTCCTATGTGCTGGCAAAACAAAACCTCACTACAGAAGAGAAGAAAAAG ATGTTGAGTCGCAATCTGCGTGGTGAGATGGTGGCCGACCTTGGTGGAGCAAAGCTTTCTCTCAGCGACAGTCGCTTTATTCAGGTCATCGCCAAGGCCCTCAGCATTAGCTGTAAAGAG GAGCTTGAAGCCATACGAGATGCACTAACGCCTACTCTGGTCTGTGTTGCTGCTAAGATTGGAGACACTGAGGCTTTAGAGGCAATAAGGGAAATG GGCACTGACTTGAGCAGTGCAGATTATGATGGCCGCACTCCCCTTCACATTGCCGCATGTGAGGGGCATCTGAAAGTGGCGGAGTATCTTCTAGGTAAAGGGGCCACCGTCTATGCCAGAGATCGCTTTGGTGATACACCTCTTCGCAATGCTGTTCGCTTCAG GCATAAGGAGGTTGTGAAACTGCTAAGGAAGACTGGAGCTCATTTTTCCCGGGAAGAAATGGAGAATGCTGGAATGGAATTGTGCAG TCTTGCAGCGAGTGGTGACTTGGAAGGATTGGAGATTTGGCAGTTGGCTGGGGTTGATATGACCGTGTCCAGTTATGATGGACAGACCCCCATTGAAGTG GCAAGAACCACTGGATGTAAGGAAGCTGTTGAGTTCTTAAAGCAGGCTACTCTATACCAAACTCAG
- the aspg gene encoding 60 kDa lysophospholipase isoform X4 has protein sequence MAEWKHTTSAPSSTSMTSLGRALSRSRLSQPDLYQSQKSLSRSAAGQSRRRFSSSSESPDISPNVEARVLVINTGGTIGMTYHNNVLSPEPNTLVETLRKLPILHDELYAQQTRLYDYYKPPENTLVLPLSKQNKRIVYTVIEYSPLLDSCNMTTDDWATIGKDIEKHYEQYDGFVILHGTDTMAYTASALSFMCENLGKPVILTGSQVPIYEMRNDGRDNLLGALLIAGQFVIPEVCLYFHHKLYRGNRVTKVDAGSFNAFTSPNLPPLANAEVDIKINWDTVWRANTTAKFTVNTQMNRNVGLLRLFPGITADTVRAFLQPPMDGIVLETYGSGNAPDNRADLLDEIRKATERGLIMINCTQCLRGSVTTSYATGQALSDAGLVAGCDMTPEAALSKLSYVLAKQNLTTEEKKKMLSRNLRGEMVADLGGAKLSLSDSRFIQVIAKALSISCKEELEAIRDALTPTLVCVAAKIGDTEALEAIREMGTDLSSADYDGRTPLHIAACEGHLKVAEYLLGKGATVYARDRFGDTPLRNAVRFSLAASGDLEGLEIWQLAGVDMTVSSYDGQTPIEVARTTGCKEAVEFLKQATLYQTQHQTDEGNKPVFEENEEENAEYIEFTACPRS, from the exons ATGGCGGAATGGAAACACACTACGTCGGCTCCATCTTCAACAAGCATGACCTCGCTGGGTCGAGCGCTTTCTCGTAGCAGGTTAAGTCAGCCTGATTTGTATCAGTCGCAGAAGTCTCTCAGCCGGAGCGCCGCGGGTCAGAGTCGCAGGAGGTTCTCGAGCAGCTCGGAGTCTCCTGATATCAGCCCAAATGTCGAGGCAAGGGTCCTAGTCATAAACACCGGCGGAACCATTGGAATGACCTATCACAATAACG TTCTGTCTCCAGAACCAAATACTCTTGTTGAAACTCTACGAAAACTCCCCATTCTGCATGATGAGCTGTATGCACAACAGACCAGACTGTATGACTACTACAAGCCTCCGGAGAACACACTGGTGCTGCC ACTGTCCAAACAGAATAAGAGGATTGTATATACCGTTATAGAGTATTCACCCCTCCTCGACTCCTGCAATATGACCACAGATGACTGGGCTACTATTGGAAAAGACATTGAG AAACACTACGAGCAATATGATGGTTTTGTCATCCTGCATGGAACAGACACAATGGCTTACACCGCCTCTGCCTTATCCTTCATGTGTGAGAACCTGGGAAAGCCTGTCATCCTCACCGGATCACAG GTGCCCATCTATGAGATGAGGAATGATGGAAGAGACAACCTCTTGGGGGCGCTGTTGATAGCAGGACAGTTTGTCATCCCAgag gTTTGCCTCTATTTTCATCATAAGCTGTACAGGGGCAATCGTGTCACCAAAGTGGACGCTGGAAGTTTTAACGCATTTACCTCACCAAACCTGCCGCCATTAGCCAATGCTGAAGTTGACATCAAAA TTAACTGGGATACTGTGTGGCGAGCCAATACAACCGCCAAATTCACTGTTAACACACAGATGAACCGTAATGTGGGTCTCCTGCGACTCTTCCCAGGAATCACTGCTGATACT GTCAGGGCCTTCTTGCAGCCTCCTATGGACGGGATTGTACTGGAGACGTACGGCAGCGGTAACGCCCCAGACAACCGAGCTGATCTGCTGGATGAGATCCGTAAAGCGACCGAGAGAGGACTCATTATGATCAACTGCACTCAGTGTCTCAGGGGCTCGGTCACTACCTCATACGCCACTGGCCAG GCTCTGAGTGATGCTGGTTTGGTTGCTGGATGTGATATGACCCCAGAAGCTGCGCTTTCAAAACTCTCCTATGTGCTGGCAAAACAAAACCTCACTACAGAAGAGAAGAAAAAG ATGTTGAGTCGCAATCTGCGTGGTGAGATGGTGGCCGACCTTGGTGGAGCAAAGCTTTCTCTCAGCGACAGTCGCTTTATTCAGGTCATCGCCAAGGCCCTCAGCATTAGCTGTAAAGAG GAGCTTGAAGCCATACGAGATGCACTAACGCCTACTCTGGTCTGTGTTGCTGCTAAGATTGGAGACACTGAGGCTTTAGAGGCAATAAGGGAAATG GGCACTGACTTGAGCAGTGCAGATTATGATGGCCGCACTCCCCTTCACATTGCCGCATGTGAGGGGCATCTGAAAGTGGCGGAGTATCTTCTAGGTAAAGGGGCCACCGTCTATGCCAGAGATCGCTTTGGTGATACACCTCTTCGCAATGCTGTTCGCTTCAG TCTTGCAGCGAGTGGTGACTTGGAAGGATTGGAGATTTGGCAGTTGGCTGGGGTTGATATGACCGTGTCCAGTTATGATGGACAGACCCCCATTGAAGTG GCAAGAACCACTGGATGTAAGGAAGCTGTTGAGTTCTTAAAGCAGGCTACTCTATACCAAACTCAG CATCAGACAGATGAGGGTAATAAG
- the aspg gene encoding 60 kDa lysophospholipase isoform X2, which yields MAEWKHTTSAPSSTSMTSLGRALSRSRLSQPDLYQSQKSLSRSAAGQSRRRFSSSSESPDISPNVEARVLVINTGGTIGMTYHNNVLSPEPNTLVETLRKLPILHDELYAQQTRLYDYYKPPENTLVLPLSKQNKRIVYTVIEYSPLLDSCNMTTDDWATIGKDIEKHYEQYDGFVILHGTDTMAYTASALSFMCENLGKPVILTGSQVPIYEMRNDGRDNLLGALLIAGQFVIPEVCLYFHHKLYRGNRVTKVDAGSFNAFTSPNLPPLANAEVDIKINWDTVWRANTTAKFTVNTQMNRNVGLLRLFPGITADTVRAFLQPPMDGIVLETYGSGNAPDNRADLLDEIRKATERGLIMINCTQCLRGSVTTSYATGQALSDAGLVAGCDMTPEAALSKLSYVLAKQNLTTEEKKKMLSRNLRGEMVADLGGAKLSLSDSRFIQVIAKALSISCKEELEAIRDALTPTLVCVAAKIGDTEALEAIREMGTDLSSADYDGRTPLHIAACEGHLKVAEYLLGKGATVYARDRFGDTPLRNAVRFRHKEVVKLLRKTGAHFSREEMENAGMELCSLAASGDLEGLEIWQLAGVDMTVSSYDGQTPIEVARTTGCKEAVEFLKQATLYQTQPVFEENEEENAEYIEFTACPRS from the exons ATGGCGGAATGGAAACACACTACGTCGGCTCCATCTTCAACAAGCATGACCTCGCTGGGTCGAGCGCTTTCTCGTAGCAGGTTAAGTCAGCCTGATTTGTATCAGTCGCAGAAGTCTCTCAGCCGGAGCGCCGCGGGTCAGAGTCGCAGGAGGTTCTCGAGCAGCTCGGAGTCTCCTGATATCAGCCCAAATGTCGAGGCAAGGGTCCTAGTCATAAACACCGGCGGAACCATTGGAATGACCTATCACAATAACG TTCTGTCTCCAGAACCAAATACTCTTGTTGAAACTCTACGAAAACTCCCCATTCTGCATGATGAGCTGTATGCACAACAGACCAGACTGTATGACTACTACAAGCCTCCGGAGAACACACTGGTGCTGCC ACTGTCCAAACAGAATAAGAGGATTGTATATACCGTTATAGAGTATTCACCCCTCCTCGACTCCTGCAATATGACCACAGATGACTGGGCTACTATTGGAAAAGACATTGAG AAACACTACGAGCAATATGATGGTTTTGTCATCCTGCATGGAACAGACACAATGGCTTACACCGCCTCTGCCTTATCCTTCATGTGTGAGAACCTGGGAAAGCCTGTCATCCTCACCGGATCACAG GTGCCCATCTATGAGATGAGGAATGATGGAAGAGACAACCTCTTGGGGGCGCTGTTGATAGCAGGACAGTTTGTCATCCCAgag gTTTGCCTCTATTTTCATCATAAGCTGTACAGGGGCAATCGTGTCACCAAAGTGGACGCTGGAAGTTTTAACGCATTTACCTCACCAAACCTGCCGCCATTAGCCAATGCTGAAGTTGACATCAAAA TTAACTGGGATACTGTGTGGCGAGCCAATACAACCGCCAAATTCACTGTTAACACACAGATGAACCGTAATGTGGGTCTCCTGCGACTCTTCCCAGGAATCACTGCTGATACT GTCAGGGCCTTCTTGCAGCCTCCTATGGACGGGATTGTACTGGAGACGTACGGCAGCGGTAACGCCCCAGACAACCGAGCTGATCTGCTGGATGAGATCCGTAAAGCGACCGAGAGAGGACTCATTATGATCAACTGCACTCAGTGTCTCAGGGGCTCGGTCACTACCTCATACGCCACTGGCCAG GCTCTGAGTGATGCTGGTTTGGTTGCTGGATGTGATATGACCCCAGAAGCTGCGCTTTCAAAACTCTCCTATGTGCTGGCAAAACAAAACCTCACTACAGAAGAGAAGAAAAAG ATGTTGAGTCGCAATCTGCGTGGTGAGATGGTGGCCGACCTTGGTGGAGCAAAGCTTTCTCTCAGCGACAGTCGCTTTATTCAGGTCATCGCCAAGGCCCTCAGCATTAGCTGTAAAGAG GAGCTTGAAGCCATACGAGATGCACTAACGCCTACTCTGGTCTGTGTTGCTGCTAAGATTGGAGACACTGAGGCTTTAGAGGCAATAAGGGAAATG GGCACTGACTTGAGCAGTGCAGATTATGATGGCCGCACTCCCCTTCACATTGCCGCATGTGAGGGGCATCTGAAAGTGGCGGAGTATCTTCTAGGTAAAGGGGCCACCGTCTATGCCAGAGATCGCTTTGGTGATACACCTCTTCGCAATGCTGTTCGCTTCAG GCATAAGGAGGTTGTGAAACTGCTAAGGAAGACTGGAGCTCATTTTTCCCGGGAAGAAATGGAGAATGCTGGAATGGAATTGTGCAG TCTTGCAGCGAGTGGTGACTTGGAAGGATTGGAGATTTGGCAGTTGGCTGGGGTTGATATGACCGTGTCCAGTTATGATGGACAGACCCCCATTGAAGTG GCAAGAACCACTGGATGTAAGGAAGCTGTTGAGTTCTTAAAGCAGGCTACTCTATACCAAACTCAG
- the aspg gene encoding 60 kDa lysophospholipase isoform X1, with the protein MAEWKHTTSAPSSTSMTSLGRALSRSRLSQPDLYQSQKSLSRSAAGQSRRRFSSSSESPDISPNVEARVLVINTGGTIGMTYHNNVLSPEPNTLVETLRKLPILHDELYAQQTRLYDYYKPPENTLVLPLSKQNKRIVYTVIEYSPLLDSCNMTTDDWATIGKDIEKHYEQYDGFVILHGTDTMAYTASALSFMCENLGKPVILTGSQVPIYEMRNDGRDNLLGALLIAGQFVIPEVCLYFHHKLYRGNRVTKVDAGSFNAFTSPNLPPLANAEVDIKINWDTVWRANTTAKFTVNTQMNRNVGLLRLFPGITADTVRAFLQPPMDGIVLETYGSGNAPDNRADLLDEIRKATERGLIMINCTQCLRGSVTTSYATGQALSDAGLVAGCDMTPEAALSKLSYVLAKQNLTTEEKKKMLSRNLRGEMVADLGGAKLSLSDSRFIQVIAKALSISCKEELEAIRDALTPTLVCVAAKIGDTEALEAIREMGTDLSSADYDGRTPLHIAACEGHLKVAEYLLGKGATVYARDRFGDTPLRNAVRFRHKEVVKLLRKTGAHFSREEMENAGMELCSLAASGDLEGLEIWQLAGVDMTVSSYDGQTPIEVARTTGCKEAVEFLKQATLYQTQHQTDEGNKPVFEENEEENAEYIEFTACPRS; encoded by the exons ATGGCGGAATGGAAACACACTACGTCGGCTCCATCTTCAACAAGCATGACCTCGCTGGGTCGAGCGCTTTCTCGTAGCAGGTTAAGTCAGCCTGATTTGTATCAGTCGCAGAAGTCTCTCAGCCGGAGCGCCGCGGGTCAGAGTCGCAGGAGGTTCTCGAGCAGCTCGGAGTCTCCTGATATCAGCCCAAATGTCGAGGCAAGGGTCCTAGTCATAAACACCGGCGGAACCATTGGAATGACCTATCACAATAACG TTCTGTCTCCAGAACCAAATACTCTTGTTGAAACTCTACGAAAACTCCCCATTCTGCATGATGAGCTGTATGCACAACAGACCAGACTGTATGACTACTACAAGCCTCCGGAGAACACACTGGTGCTGCC ACTGTCCAAACAGAATAAGAGGATTGTATATACCGTTATAGAGTATTCACCCCTCCTCGACTCCTGCAATATGACCACAGATGACTGGGCTACTATTGGAAAAGACATTGAG AAACACTACGAGCAATATGATGGTTTTGTCATCCTGCATGGAACAGACACAATGGCTTACACCGCCTCTGCCTTATCCTTCATGTGTGAGAACCTGGGAAAGCCTGTCATCCTCACCGGATCACAG GTGCCCATCTATGAGATGAGGAATGATGGAAGAGACAACCTCTTGGGGGCGCTGTTGATAGCAGGACAGTTTGTCATCCCAgag gTTTGCCTCTATTTTCATCATAAGCTGTACAGGGGCAATCGTGTCACCAAAGTGGACGCTGGAAGTTTTAACGCATTTACCTCACCAAACCTGCCGCCATTAGCCAATGCTGAAGTTGACATCAAAA TTAACTGGGATACTGTGTGGCGAGCCAATACAACCGCCAAATTCACTGTTAACACACAGATGAACCGTAATGTGGGTCTCCTGCGACTCTTCCCAGGAATCACTGCTGATACT GTCAGGGCCTTCTTGCAGCCTCCTATGGACGGGATTGTACTGGAGACGTACGGCAGCGGTAACGCCCCAGACAACCGAGCTGATCTGCTGGATGAGATCCGTAAAGCGACCGAGAGAGGACTCATTATGATCAACTGCACTCAGTGTCTCAGGGGCTCGGTCACTACCTCATACGCCACTGGCCAG GCTCTGAGTGATGCTGGTTTGGTTGCTGGATGTGATATGACCCCAGAAGCTGCGCTTTCAAAACTCTCCTATGTGCTGGCAAAACAAAACCTCACTACAGAAGAGAAGAAAAAG ATGTTGAGTCGCAATCTGCGTGGTGAGATGGTGGCCGACCTTGGTGGAGCAAAGCTTTCTCTCAGCGACAGTCGCTTTATTCAGGTCATCGCCAAGGCCCTCAGCATTAGCTGTAAAGAG GAGCTTGAAGCCATACGAGATGCACTAACGCCTACTCTGGTCTGTGTTGCTGCTAAGATTGGAGACACTGAGGCTTTAGAGGCAATAAGGGAAATG GGCACTGACTTGAGCAGTGCAGATTATGATGGCCGCACTCCCCTTCACATTGCCGCATGTGAGGGGCATCTGAAAGTGGCGGAGTATCTTCTAGGTAAAGGGGCCACCGTCTATGCCAGAGATCGCTTTGGTGATACACCTCTTCGCAATGCTGTTCGCTTCAG GCATAAGGAGGTTGTGAAACTGCTAAGGAAGACTGGAGCTCATTTTTCCCGGGAAGAAATGGAGAATGCTGGAATGGAATTGTGCAG TCTTGCAGCGAGTGGTGACTTGGAAGGATTGGAGATTTGGCAGTTGGCTGGGGTTGATATGACCGTGTCCAGTTATGATGGACAGACCCCCATTGAAGTG GCAAGAACCACTGGATGTAAGGAAGCTGTTGAGTTCTTAAAGCAGGCTACTCTATACCAAACTCAG CATCAGACAGATGAGGGTAATAAG
- the arf6b gene encoding ADP-ribosylation factor 6b, whose amino-acid sequence MGKMLSKIFGNKEMRILMLGLDAAGKTTILYKLKLGQSVTTIPTVGFNVETVTYKNVKFNVWDVGGQDKIRPLWRHYYTGTQGLIFVVDCADRDRIDEARQELHRIINDREMRDAIILIFANKQDLPDAMKPHEIQEKLGLTRIRDRNWYVQPSCATTGDGLYEGLTWLTSNYKS is encoded by the coding sequence ATGGGGAAGATGCTGTCAAAGATATTCGGTAACAAAGAGATGAGAATACTGATGCTCGGACTGGACGCCGCAGGAAAAACCACCATCCTTTATAAGTTGAAACTGGGCCAGTCTGTCACCACCATCCCTACTGTCGGTTTCAACGTGGAGACGGTCACCTACAAAAACGTCAAGTTCAATGTGTGGGATGTGGGCGGACAAGATAAGATCCGTCCCCTCTGGCGACACTACTACACGGGCACGCAAGGGTTAATTTTTGTGGTGGATTGTGCTGATAGAGATCGTATAGACGAAGCCAGGCAAGAACTCCACCGCATCATCAACGACCGTGAGATGCGGGACGCCATCATTTTGATTTTCGCCAACAAGCAAGACCTGCCGGACGCCATGAAGCCGCACGAGATCCAGGAGAAGCTGGGACTGACTCGCATCCGGGATAGGAATTGGTACGTGCAACCGTCGTGCGCGACCACCGGCGACGGACTGTACGAAGGCTTAACTTGGTTAACATCTAACTACAAGTCTTAA
- the aspg gene encoding 60 kDa lysophospholipase isoform X5, whose protein sequence is MTTDDWATIGKDIEKHYEQYDGFVILHGTDTMAYTASALSFMCENLGKPVILTGSQVPIYEMRNDGRDNLLGALLIAGQFVIPEVCLYFHHKLYRGNRVTKVDAGSFNAFTSPNLPPLANAEVDIKINWDTVWRANTTAKFTVNTQMNRNVGLLRLFPGITADTVRAFLQPPMDGIVLETYGSGNAPDNRADLLDEIRKATERGLIMINCTQCLRGSVTTSYATGQALSDAGLVAGCDMTPEAALSKLSYVLAKQNLTTEEKKKMLSRNLRGEMVADLGGAKLSLSDSRFIQVIAKALSISCKEELEAIRDALTPTLVCVAAKIGDTEALEAIREMGTDLSSADYDGRTPLHIAACEGHLKVAEYLLGKGATVYARDRFGDTPLRNAVRFRHKEVVKLLRKTGAHFSREEMENAGMELCSLAASGDLEGLEIWQLAGVDMTVSSYDGQTPIEVARTTGCKEAVEFLKQATLYQTQHQTDEGNKPVFEENEEENAEYIEFTACPRS, encoded by the exons ATGACCACAGATGACTGGGCTACTATTGGAAAAGACATTGAG AAACACTACGAGCAATATGATGGTTTTGTCATCCTGCATGGAACAGACACAATGGCTTACACCGCCTCTGCCTTATCCTTCATGTGTGAGAACCTGGGAAAGCCTGTCATCCTCACCGGATCACAG GTGCCCATCTATGAGATGAGGAATGATGGAAGAGACAACCTCTTGGGGGCGCTGTTGATAGCAGGACAGTTTGTCATCCCAgag gTTTGCCTCTATTTTCATCATAAGCTGTACAGGGGCAATCGTGTCACCAAAGTGGACGCTGGAAGTTTTAACGCATTTACCTCACCAAACCTGCCGCCATTAGCCAATGCTGAAGTTGACATCAAAA TTAACTGGGATACTGTGTGGCGAGCCAATACAACCGCCAAATTCACTGTTAACACACAGATGAACCGTAATGTGGGTCTCCTGCGACTCTTCCCAGGAATCACTGCTGATACT GTCAGGGCCTTCTTGCAGCCTCCTATGGACGGGATTGTACTGGAGACGTACGGCAGCGGTAACGCCCCAGACAACCGAGCTGATCTGCTGGATGAGATCCGTAAAGCGACCGAGAGAGGACTCATTATGATCAACTGCACTCAGTGTCTCAGGGGCTCGGTCACTACCTCATACGCCACTGGCCAG GCTCTGAGTGATGCTGGTTTGGTTGCTGGATGTGATATGACCCCAGAAGCTGCGCTTTCAAAACTCTCCTATGTGCTGGCAAAACAAAACCTCACTACAGAAGAGAAGAAAAAG ATGTTGAGTCGCAATCTGCGTGGTGAGATGGTGGCCGACCTTGGTGGAGCAAAGCTTTCTCTCAGCGACAGTCGCTTTATTCAGGTCATCGCCAAGGCCCTCAGCATTAGCTGTAAAGAG GAGCTTGAAGCCATACGAGATGCACTAACGCCTACTCTGGTCTGTGTTGCTGCTAAGATTGGAGACACTGAGGCTTTAGAGGCAATAAGGGAAATG GGCACTGACTTGAGCAGTGCAGATTATGATGGCCGCACTCCCCTTCACATTGCCGCATGTGAGGGGCATCTGAAAGTGGCGGAGTATCTTCTAGGTAAAGGGGCCACCGTCTATGCCAGAGATCGCTTTGGTGATACACCTCTTCGCAATGCTGTTCGCTTCAG GCATAAGGAGGTTGTGAAACTGCTAAGGAAGACTGGAGCTCATTTTTCCCGGGAAGAAATGGAGAATGCTGGAATGGAATTGTGCAG TCTTGCAGCGAGTGGTGACTTGGAAGGATTGGAGATTTGGCAGTTGGCTGGGGTTGATATGACCGTGTCCAGTTATGATGGACAGACCCCCATTGAAGTG GCAAGAACCACTGGATGTAAGGAAGCTGTTGAGTTCTTAAAGCAGGCTACTCTATACCAAACTCAG CATCAGACAGATGAGGGTAATAAG